One part of the Sulfolobus tengchongensis genome encodes these proteins:
- a CDS encoding 2-oxoacid:acceptor oxidoreductase family protein, translating to MLEIRFHGRGGQGVVTASQLLAEAAGYENLYASSFPIYGAERRGAEIEAYCRISDTPIRVTSPVEEPNYLVVIDSSLLKLSKTIFRGLKDNSVILVNSSSKPDLNWKTFHVNATKIAKDLGLIKSGWPMVNVIILGALIKVLGIPSFSSLEKAIEEEFEGKVAELNIKGAKMAYEQVSGVEYVTA from the coding sequence TTGCTCGAAATAAGATTCCACGGTAGAGGTGGACAAGGTGTAGTCACTGCTTCTCAATTGCTTGCTGAAGCAGCAGGTTACGAAAACCTTTACGCTTCTTCTTTTCCAATTTATGGGGCTGAAAGAAGAGGTGCGGAAATAGAGGCTTATTGTAGAATATCCGATACGCCAATTAGAGTTACTTCTCCAGTAGAGGAGCCCAATTATCTAGTCGTTATAGATAGCAGCCTCCTTAAACTGTCTAAAACCATTTTTAGAGGCTTAAAGGATAATTCCGTGATACTAGTCAACTCTTCTTCTAAACCAGATCTTAATTGGAAAACCTTTCACGTTAACGCAACTAAAATAGCTAAGGATTTAGGTTTGATAAAGTCGGGATGGCCAATGGTTAATGTAATAATATTAGGAGCCTTGATAAAAGTTCTCGGAATTCCTTCATTTTCATCATTAGAAAAAGCAATAGAGGAGGAGTTTGAGGGGAAAGTAGCAGAACTTAACATAAAGGGAGCAAAAATGGCATATGAGCAGGTTAGTGGTGTAGAATATGTCACTGCTTGA
- a CDS encoding 4Fe-4S binding protein has translation MSLLDYQYFPVSRPNKGAGGKTGAWRIVKPIVDYNKCIGCKACFMFCPEATIIPNNGKIKIDYEYCKGCGVCANVCPVKAINMVSEQ, from the coding sequence ATGTCACTGCTTGATTATCAATACTTTCCAGTTAGCAGACCTAATAAAGGAGCAGGAGGGAAAACAGGAGCATGGAGGATAGTAAAGCCAATTGTAGATTACAATAAATGTATAGGATGTAAAGCGTGTTTCATGTTTTGCCCAGAAGCTACAATAATACCTAACAATGGAAAAATAAAGATTGACTATGAATACTGCAAAGGCTGTGGAGTTTGTGCAAACGTTTGTCCAGTTAAAGCCATAAACATGGTGAGCGAACAATGA
- a CDS encoding transketolase C-terminal domain-containing protein, producing the protein MMRKIISGNEAVALGVKLARVGVTGIYPITPQTTIIEKLAEMKAKGEIDTEIVRVESEHSAMAATFGAALAGVRAFTATASQGLLYMHEMIWWVAGSRVPVVMVVGTRAVGAPWNIWNEHTDFTSERDSGWIMAFASNPQEALDLTIQAFRISEDERVFLPMMIGMDGFILSHTKTNVLIPDQDQIDGFLPPRRQPYVIDPEDPLGMGNVFPPEGYMRLRESIDSSLRNSEDVIREIGREYSKKINPLGDYSTLNVSYKLDDADYAVVAMGAWAGDAMEAIDVLREKGIRIGLLRIRYLRPWSEKEIREALKDKKGVLVLDRSTSFGRYGGPLYVEIKSTVSDIIPSIKGVVSGLGGVTVTKNDLVYLFNKFVEGMREDVIWYYPKEVGKVELRTPRDIE; encoded by the coding sequence ATGATGAGGAAAATAATTTCTGGGAACGAGGCCGTAGCTTTAGGAGTTAAATTAGCGAGGGTAGGAGTTACTGGAATCTATCCAATAACCCCTCAGACAACAATAATAGAGAAATTAGCTGAAATGAAAGCAAAGGGAGAAATTGACACTGAAATAGTGAGAGTAGAGAGCGAGCATTCAGCTATGGCGGCTACATTTGGCGCTGCATTAGCAGGAGTTAGAGCATTTACTGCTACCGCATCTCAAGGTTTACTCTACATGCATGAAATGATTTGGTGGGTGGCAGGAAGTAGAGTGCCCGTGGTAATGGTAGTAGGTACAAGAGCAGTAGGAGCTCCATGGAATATTTGGAACGAACATACTGACTTCACCAGCGAAAGAGATAGTGGATGGATAATGGCGTTTGCAAGTAACCCTCAAGAGGCGTTAGATTTAACCATACAAGCGTTTAGGATTTCAGAGGATGAGAGAGTCTTCTTACCAATGATGATAGGTATGGATGGTTTCATTCTATCTCATACTAAAACTAACGTATTAATACCAGATCAAGATCAAATAGATGGATTCTTACCTCCTAGAAGGCAACCATACGTTATTGATCCAGAGGATCCATTGGGTATGGGTAACGTTTTCCCTCCAGAAGGATATATGAGACTAAGGGAGTCAATAGATTCATCCTTAAGGAACTCAGAGGACGTAATTCGGGAAATAGGAAGAGAGTATAGCAAAAAGATAAATCCATTAGGAGATTATTCAACGTTAAACGTTTCGTATAAGTTAGATGACGCTGACTACGCAGTAGTAGCGATGGGAGCATGGGCTGGAGATGCTATGGAAGCTATAGATGTATTAAGGGAAAAGGGAATAAGAATAGGTCTGTTGAGGATAAGATATCTGAGACCTTGGAGTGAGAAAGAAATAAGAGAAGCATTAAAGGATAAAAAAGGTGTCTTAGTATTGGATAGGAGTACGAGCTTTGGTAGATATGGCGGTCCTCTATATGTTGAAATAAAATCAACAGTCTCAGATATTATACCTTCAATAAAAGGCGTAGTAAGCGGGTTAGGTGGTGTTACTGTTACTAAGAACGATCTAGTGTACTTATTTAATAAATTTGTAGAAGGAATGAGAGAAGACGTAATTTGGTATTATCCTAAAGAGGTGGGAAAAGTTGAGCTTAGGACTCCGAGGGATATTGAATAA
- the porB gene encoding pyruvate synthase subunit PorB → MSLGLRGILNKHNAILSGTSACPGCPENMAMRMLGMGLGKDVVLVVVAGCSSIIQGNAPYNAYNFPTVNVAFAAGPATASGLARAYKQRGKNVTVVVWAGDGGTADIGFASLSGAAERNENILYLCVDNEAYMNSGGQRSGSTPFGAITSTTPEGKKENKKNLPFLMIAHNVPYVATASVGYPHDYIEKLKRAKQIDGFKYLHVLTPDPYGWLFDPSKTVEVAKLAVQTCYWPLFEYINGKLEISSESLHCLDKRTRRPIRDFLSIQGRFKKLSEEQIKVLEQYVDSMWEKLKSML, encoded by the coding sequence TTGAGCTTAGGACTCCGAGGGATATTGAATAAGCATAATGCTATACTGTCTGGTACTTCAGCCTGTCCAGGATGTCCAGAAAATATGGCAATGCGAATGCTAGGAATGGGATTGGGAAAGGATGTTGTCTTAGTAGTAGTAGCTGGATGCTCTTCAATAATACAAGGTAATGCCCCATACAACGCTTATAATTTTCCAACAGTTAATGTTGCTTTCGCAGCAGGTCCTGCCACAGCATCAGGCTTAGCAAGAGCATATAAACAAAGGGGGAAAAACGTAACAGTAGTAGTTTGGGCTGGTGATGGTGGAACAGCGGATATAGGATTTGCCTCATTAAGTGGAGCAGCAGAGAGAAACGAAAATATACTTTATCTATGCGTTGATAATGAGGCTTATATGAACAGTGGAGGTCAAAGAAGTGGTTCTACGCCATTTGGTGCTATCACAAGTACCACACCAGAAGGGAAAAAGGAAAATAAGAAGAACTTACCATTTCTTATGATAGCCCATAATGTACCTTATGTGGCTACAGCATCTGTAGGATATCCACATGACTACATAGAGAAACTAAAGAGAGCTAAGCAAATTGATGGATTCAAATACCTTCATGTCCTAACACCAGATCCTTATGGATGGTTATTTGACCCATCAAAGACTGTTGAGGTTGCTAAGTTAGCAGTACAAACATGTTATTGGCCACTTTTCGAATACATTAATGGAAAACTGGAGATCAGTTCAGAAAGTTTACATTGTCTCGATAAAAGAACTAGAAGGCCCATAAGAGATTTTCTAAGCATACAGGGTAGGTTTAAGAAATTGAGCGAGGAACAAATCAAGGTTTTAGAACAATATGTGGATAGTATGTGGGAGAAACTAAAGTCGATGCTTTAG
- a CDS encoding glycosyltransferase family 4 protein: MSSVSINTQTPPIRFTLTYKDLLEKYGYLEPPIDLSLLSNEDYHISVGGVAKMMLSLIDARFFGKTRWVSLGPGYPPSVKMGDSEVHFVDLDPKSLANYTRFKEGIYNESHGLGKYEIVGQEYIAYANYNWLSAQKLLEFYKDTDIYFINDFQQLLVGGIIGPSAPAVLWYHIPFVPENLSKKLREFLIKSFEGFDLVIFSTKRDLEGLVRVGAKVKVKQIYPFVDPSAYKTVGREKIQYVEDKYGIKSDDKVILVVARMDPMKSQDLAIMAMKNIDAKLVLAGDGSFTSKTLGHDKGSIWVNKLREISRNLKVEDKVIFTGYVPDEELFALYQRADVVLLPSRIEGFGLAVCEGWLYGKPAVVSSGAGVSELIIEGGNGYVFKSGNVEELAEKLKLALKDAKVGSLGKETAKRCSVSNAINELKEAFEIASEEYKKV; this comes from the coding sequence ATGTCAAGCGTTTCTATTAATACTCAAACACCACCAATCAGATTCACATTAACGTATAAAGACCTTCTAGAGAAATACGGGTACTTAGAGCCACCTATAGATCTCAGCTTACTTAGCAATGAGGATTATCACATTTCAGTAGGTGGGGTAGCTAAAATGATGCTCAGCCTTATTGACGCTAGGTTCTTTGGAAAGACTAGATGGGTTTCTTTGGGTCCAGGTTATCCTCCATCCGTAAAGATGGGAGATTCTGAAGTTCACTTTGTAGATTTGGATCCCAAATCCTTAGCGAACTATACTAGGTTTAAGGAGGGGATATATAATGAGAGTCACGGTCTAGGCAAATACGAAATTGTTGGACAAGAATATATTGCATATGCTAATTACAATTGGTTATCTGCTCAGAAGCTTTTAGAATTCTACAAGGATACAGATATTTACTTCATAAATGACTTCCAACAGCTGTTAGTTGGTGGAATAATTGGTCCTTCTGCACCTGCTGTTCTGTGGTATCACATACCATTTGTCCCCGAAAACTTGAGTAAGAAATTAAGGGAATTCTTAATCAAGTCGTTTGAAGGTTTTGATTTAGTCATATTTAGTACTAAGAGGGATTTAGAGGGCTTAGTGAGGGTCGGTGCTAAGGTTAAGGTCAAACAGATTTATCCATTTGTAGATCCGTCTGCATATAAAACAGTGGGAAGAGAGAAAATACAGTACGTAGAAGACAAGTACGGGATAAAGAGCGATGATAAGGTTATCTTGGTAGTTGCGAGAATGGATCCCATGAAAAGTCAAGATTTAGCAATAATGGCTATGAAGAATATAGACGCTAAGTTAGTATTAGCTGGTGATGGCAGTTTTACGAGTAAAACATTAGGTCATGACAAAGGTAGTATTTGGGTGAATAAATTGAGGGAGATCTCTAGAAATTTAAAAGTAGAGGATAAGGTAATATTCACGGGTTATGTACCAGATGAGGAGTTGTTTGCATTATATCAAAGAGCTGATGTGGTGCTCTTACCTTCAAGAATAGAAGGATTTGGTTTGGCAGTATGTGAAGGTTGGTTATATGGCAAGCCTGCAGTTGTCAGTAGTGGTGCTGGGGTAAGTGAATTAATAATAGAAGGAGGGAACGGATACGTATTTAAGTCGGGGAACGTCGAAGAGTTGGCTGAAAAGCTTAAATTGGCGTTAAAGGACGCGAAAGTTGGATCCTTAGGAAAAGAGACTGCTAAGAGGTGCTCGGTAAGTAATGCGATAAATGAATTAAAAGAGGCTTTCGAAATAGCATCAGAGGAATATAAGAAGGTCTAA
- the treH2 gene encoding alpha,alpha-trehalase TreH2, whose translation MIKYYEFLSNGITSALIKEGSVEWLPLPRFDSPSIFTKILDEERGGYFNITPLDSSYEIIYEDYIQNTLVLRTVFKTEKGKAEIIDFIPLSLSGIIRIYESDIDLKVSIKPFFEYGLISPAIIRAKRGLIFKNPKSKEGVEILIGGEYEPLDDTEFSLKKGKGYVYLLYSKDLRYGLFSNKGFVYSDPYEAMNKAISYWRRRLERARKVNNYEEAYYRSLLVLLGLIYEPSGGIIASPTTSLPEVIGGNRNWDYRYVWIRDASYSAEALIKAGLLSKARDVLSFLTSMVDPSSKSFDHPLYTIDGTAPPAEEILDWLKGHKKSFPVRVGNAAYMQIQMDVEGAYMNALYEYYKSSKDVNYINDNWWAIEAIAEWTKKSWKSKSTDLWEQRGVEEHFTHTKVMNWVALDRASKLSVELGYKKEAEEWGRIAEEIRNDIMNNGYSEKLGHFVRYYGSSEVDSALLTLPLYGFIDSKDPRFLRTLKVIENELMVSEGLLLRYKDDFLGSVKHPFTLVSTWLARVYIRLGEIDKAKKVIERLINCSTSSLLLAEHVDQNTCEPRGNFPQAFPHAGLAIAIVELEERYK comes from the coding sequence GTGATAAAATATTACGAATTTCTCTCAAACGGAATTACCTCGGCGTTAATAAAGGAGGGTAGCGTAGAGTGGTTACCATTACCCAGATTCGATTCTCCATCAATATTTACAAAAATATTAGATGAGGAAAGAGGAGGGTATTTCAATATTACCCCTTTGGACAGCAGTTACGAAATCATCTATGAAGACTATATCCAAAATACCTTAGTATTAAGAACAGTGTTCAAAACTGAGAAAGGCAAAGCGGAGATAATTGACTTTATACCCCTTTCCCTATCGGGAATTATAAGGATTTATGAAAGCGATATAGATCTTAAGGTTAGCATAAAACCGTTCTTTGAATATGGCCTAATATCACCTGCAATAATTAGAGCTAAGAGGGGTTTGATATTCAAAAACCCTAAATCAAAAGAGGGAGTCGAAATACTAATAGGTGGGGAATACGAACCTTTAGACGACACTGAATTCTCACTGAAGAAAGGTAAAGGATACGTATACTTACTTTACTCGAAAGATCTTAGATATGGATTATTTAGCAATAAAGGTTTCGTATACTCTGACCCATATGAAGCTATGAATAAGGCGATATCGTATTGGAGAAGAAGATTGGAAAGAGCGAGAAAGGTCAATAACTATGAAGAGGCATATTACAGATCCCTATTGGTATTATTAGGCTTAATATACGAACCTTCTGGCGGTATTATCGCATCTCCTACTACCTCACTTCCAGAAGTAATTGGTGGTAATAGAAACTGGGATTACAGATATGTGTGGATTAGAGATGCTTCATACTCAGCTGAGGCATTAATAAAAGCAGGATTATTGAGTAAAGCTAGAGATGTTTTGAGTTTTCTCACTTCCATGGTAGATCCCTCGTCCAAGAGTTTTGATCATCCTCTCTATACCATTGATGGTACTGCTCCTCCTGCAGAGGAAATTCTAGATTGGCTTAAGGGTCACAAAAAGTCATTTCCAGTTAGAGTTGGTAATGCAGCCTATATGCAGATTCAAATGGACGTTGAAGGAGCCTATATGAACGCATTATATGAATATTACAAAAGCAGTAAAGATGTGAACTACATTAACGATAACTGGTGGGCAATAGAGGCAATAGCTGAATGGACTAAAAAGAGCTGGAAATCAAAGAGTACTGATCTATGGGAACAGAGAGGAGTGGAAGAGCACTTCACACACACTAAAGTAATGAATTGGGTAGCGTTAGATAGAGCAAGTAAACTTAGCGTGGAATTGGGATATAAAAAAGAGGCTGAGGAGTGGGGTAGAATAGCGGAGGAAATTAGGAATGACATCATGAATAACGGTTATTCAGAAAAGTTAGGGCACTTTGTCAGATATTATGGCAGTAGCGAAGTGGACTCCGCCTTACTAACATTGCCACTATATGGCTTTATAGATTCTAAGGATCCCAGATTCCTAAGAACGTTAAAAGTCATAGAGAACGAGTTAATGGTCTCAGAGGGTTTGCTGTTGAGGTATAAGGACGATTTTCTGGGAAGCGTTAAACATCCATTTACTTTAGTTTCCACATGGTTAGCTAGGGTTTACATAAGGTTAGGTGAGATAGATAAGGCTAAGAAGGTTATTGAAAGGTTAATTAACTGTTCCACTTCGTCCTTATTATTAGCAGAGCACGTAGATCAAAATACGTGTGAGCCCAGAGGTAATTTCCCTCAAGCTTTTCCTCATGCGGGATTAGCAATTGCCATAGTGGAATTAGAGGAAAGGTATAAATGA
- a CDS encoding HEPN domain-containing protein: MRDEARKWLEQAIEDLNTAKDIINAGHYYASAFWSQQAAEKALKAFLIEKGKIVRTHDLNEIVEIIKQELGVSVDEIFEDANKLTVHYTISRYPDAANGVPARIYTRSDAEELLVRAQRVIEWVKRNLQ, from the coding sequence GTGAGAGATGAAGCAAGAAAGTGGTTAGAGCAAGCAATAGAGGATCTCAACACAGCCAAAGATATTATTAATGCTGGCCATTATTATGCTTCTGCATTTTGGTCTCAGCAAGCTGCCGAAAAAGCACTAAAAGCTTTCCTAATTGAGAAAGGAAAAATAGTGAGAACTCATGATTTAAATGAAATTGTTGAGATAATTAAGCAAGAACTAGGAGTATCAGTGGACGAGATATTCGAAGATGCAAACAAACTTACTGTACATTATACAATCTCCAGATATCCAGATGCTGCGAACGGTGTTCCAGCAAGAATATATACGAGGTCTGATGCCGAAGAGTTATTGGTTAGAGCTCAAAGGGTGATAGAATGGGTAAAGCGAAATCTACAATAG
- a CDS encoding nucleotidyltransferase domain-containing protein: protein MGKAKSTIESQKQMLKRAKEFIIELKRIINIEDIYVVGSRARGDYLDVSDIDLVIISDDFKNMSYINRIELLSKYLRPRIEFFAYTREEWENHSSPYVKEMKKEAKRLDELLKLYNVE, encoded by the coding sequence ATGGGTAAAGCGAAATCTACAATAGAAAGCCAAAAACAAATGTTAAAGAGAGCTAAAGAATTTATTATAGAGCTAAAGAGAATTATTAATATAGAAGATATTTACGTAGTTGGTTCAAGAGCCAGAGGAGACTATCTAGATGTAAGTGATATTGATCTAGTCATAATAAGTGATGATTTTAAGAATATGTCCTATATTAACAGAATAGAATTACTATCTAAATATTTAAGACCAAGAATAGAGTTTTTTGCATATACTAGAGAAGAGTGGGAAAATCATTCCTCACCATATGTCAAAGAAATGAAAAAAGAGGCTAAAAGATTAGATGAATTATTGAAGTTATACAATGTAGAGTAA
- a CDS encoding ISH3 family transposase, which translates to MNPLPSHNINIQKLAYITLSLLNFKGRKGEETAKTLISASIWQDSIENKSKEYKTSPQTIRNYIEEQGIQLVDKMLQEIQKIALEQLKGVEEVNISIDWTGIKYWGKKVEGLGSGEKGYQWNYATATTKHNDKTIILAFTQYTSGMSKDEIVKMLVEQVLSLGFKIGIIALDAGFYSIEVIRFLSQFKYIISVPVGDVKIYDEYDGTYTTRSKREKDQVSFRLIVHAREVTRKGKCRVEYVARGTNLDLPKHEVLRLYDEVRNPIETSYREIKSFLVFTCSRSWVFRLFVFVLAMFLYSLFLFFKGVVKRVDFKLFLALIFVNEIENEFISRFIKVMEPLFINFNLFLRR; encoded by the coding sequence ATGAACCCCCTACCCTCCCACAATATAAACATTCAAAAACTAGCCTATATAACACTTTCCTTACTAAACTTCAAGGGAAGAAAAGGAGAAGAAACAGCAAAAACACTAATATCAGCTTCCATATGGCAAGACTCAATAGAAAACAAATCAAAAGAATACAAAACATCACCACAAACCATAAGAAATTACATAGAAGAACAAGGAATACAACTAGTAGACAAAATGCTACAAGAAATACAAAAAATTGCACTAGAACAACTAAAAGGAGTAGAGGAAGTGAACATAAGCATAGACTGGACGGGAATAAAATATTGGGGGAAAAAGGTAGAAGGACTAGGAAGCGGAGAAAAAGGATACCAATGGAACTACGCAACAGCAACAACAAAACACAACGACAAAACCATAATCCTAGCGTTCACACAATACACAAGTGGAATGAGCAAGGATGAGATAGTGAAAATGCTAGTGGAACAAGTCCTTTCCCTAGGATTCAAAATCGGTATAATAGCACTTGATGCAGGCTTTTATAGTATTGAGGTTATAAGGTTCCTCTCGCAATTCAAGTACATTATTTCTGTTCCAGTTGGTGATGTTAAGATTTATGATGAGTATGATGGTACTTATACTACAAGGAGTAAGAGGGAGAAGGATCAAGTTAGTTTTAGGTTGATTGTTCATGCCCGTGAGGTTACGAGGAAGGGTAAGTGTCGTGTTGAGTATGTTGCTAGGGGTACTAATCTTGATTTACCTAAACATGAGGTTTTGAGGTTGTATGATGAGGTTAGGAATCCCATTGAGACTTCTTATAGAGAGATTAAGAGTTTTCTTGTTTTTACTTGTTCTAGGAGTTGGGTTTTTCGCTTGTTTGTTTTCGTTTTAGCTATGTTTTTGTACTCTTTGTTCTTGTTTTTCAAGGGTGTTGTCAAGAGGGTTGATTTCAAGCTTTTCCTTGCCTTAATCTTTGTAAATGAGATAGAGAATGAGTTTATATCACGATTTATTAAAGTTATGGAACCGCTTTTTATTAACTTCAATTTATTTTTAAGGAGGTGA
- a CDS encoding RNA-guided endonuclease TnpB family protein gives MLQAPERAVREDSSIEEEIVTIKMKISSSALEPLAEKYMRAKRFVLQWLYEHKTTSLKEVHKALYEVLREKFGLKPKLAQDCYRDAIAVYKSWLKNPKKGRFPILRNVSLWLTPKASYTVDFNTMTAKILGEEVKIIGYPHNLSQYKDFKVKEARLVKRGDNWYLNVTMKKKVQVEKQVKGLMAVDINMDFITLGNESKVIEIPTRLDDSAHYKKLAENLQKKYPKRWRENKRILGRIRSFHIKARNIVQDFAKKVGKWVVEEAKRLNANYIVLEDLNKMISHVKGLKKNYREKLYLMQYRRVQQWVEWQAKKHGLNVIYVKPAYSSTTCPKCGEKMVESGYRMLKCVKCGFEDHRDFIAVMNLCARGSLTLLSAPQMRDVITNR, from the coding sequence ATGCTACAAGCTCCAGAGCGAGCTGTCCGCGAGGACAGCTCCATCGAGGAGGAGATCGTGACAATCAAAATGAAGATCTCCTCCTCGGCTCTGGAGCCCTTAGCCGAGAAATATATGCGTGCCAAGAGGTTCGTTCTACAATGGTTGTATGAACACAAAACCACCTCTCTAAAAGAAGTCCACAAAGCATTGTATGAAGTCCTCAGGGAGAAATTTGGTTTGAAACCAAAACTTGCTCAAGATTGCTATCGTGATGCTATTGCCGTGTATAAGAGTTGGCTAAAGAATCCCAAAAAAGGGAGATTTCCAATCTTAAGGAACGTTTCCTTATGGTTAACGCCAAAAGCTAGTTATACTGTTGATTTCAACACGATGACTGCAAAGATACTGGGAGAGGAAGTGAAAATCATTGGATATCCTCACAATCTTTCACAGTACAAGGACTTCAAAGTGAAAGAAGCAAGACTAGTTAAGAGAGGAGATAATTGGTATCTCAACGTGACAATGAAAAAGAAAGTACAAGTAGAGAAGCAAGTTAAGGGGCTTATGGCTGTTGACATAAACATGGACTTCATCACGTTAGGTAACGAGAGTAAAGTTATAGAAATTCCAACACGTCTAGATGATTCAGCGCATTATAAGAAACTTGCTGAGAATCTGCAGAAAAAGTACCCCAAGAGGTGGAGGGAGAATAAGAGAATTCTCGGTAGGATTAGGAGTTTTCATATAAAGGCGAGGAATATTGTGCAGGATTTTGCCAAAAAGGTTGGTAAGTGGGTAGTTGAGGAAGCAAAGAGGCTAAACGCTAACTACATAGTCCTAGAGGATCTGAATAAGATGATTTCTCATGTGAAGGGGTTGAAGAAGAATTATAGGGAGAAACTATATTTGATGCAATATAGACGTGTTCAACAATGGGTTGAATGGCAGGCTAAGAAGCATGGATTAAATGTAATATATGTTAAGCCAGCGTATAGTTCAACTACTTGTCCCAAGTGTGGAGAGAAAATGGTTGAATCTGGGTATAGGATGCTTAAGTGTGTAAAATGTGGTTTTGAGGATCATCGTGATTTCATAGCTGTAATGAATCTTTGTGCGAGGGGGTCTCTGACCCTCTTAAGTGCCCCTCAAATGAGAGATGTAATCACGAATCGATGA
- a CDS encoding phospholipase C, which translates to MNKWILLSFFAVFLILTSLRSYAVTTVTPITHVIIIIEENHSFDNLFGVYPFGYPPIINNVTLSVMWPYGLYSNYTQLVKSNGVLSWVSVPDIPWLPMSYSHPYYADSWTTADPYEGWTAYHGDYWFGKPIGFVYYSGPQSMAYFSYQQAWILWDYAEEYVLADNYFSPVLGLTEPNRVAYLTGFPPNFYSDDASDVIPFNETIMYQLQINNISWGYFVYMLNGIPFPLNAFTSFNASHVYNLSKFFDDLKNGNLPAVSWVMFIGGESDSYDMHPPSNIASGEIMLTKVINAVMESKYWNSSAIFITFDEGGGYYDQVVPPAINYYGLGQRIPLLIISPYAKEAYIDNYTLSGYTLLAFIDYNWHLPWITKYVENSDLQGLLYAFNFSFTEPRAPIILTSSNWTYPLPLQYPVHYGYVAVVTTYKSYAEIYPSPALNLLLPLEILGLVIILVYFLFRKDNVKILAVGMMLLLMVISVSLYYYSFYNIYSFISEYFLFSSFTSFLIVLMLVARKLIRR; encoded by the coding sequence ATGAATAAATGGATACTACTTTCCTTTTTTGCAGTATTTCTGATTTTAACTAGTCTTCGTTCTTATGCCGTGACTACTGTAACTCCAATTACTCACGTAATTATAATAATAGAGGAGAATCATTCATTTGACAATCTATTTGGAGTGTATCCCTTCGGATATCCTCCAATAATAAATAACGTTACACTATCGGTAATGTGGCCATATGGTTTGTATTCGAATTACACTCAGCTTGTAAAGAGTAATGGAGTATTATCATGGGTCTCCGTACCAGATATACCTTGGCTTCCAATGTCGTATTCTCATCCATATTACGCTGATTCATGGACTACAGCAGATCCCTATGAGGGATGGACTGCTTACCATGGCGATTATTGGTTTGGGAAGCCAATTGGTTTCGTATATTACTCTGGTCCTCAATCAATGGCATACTTTTCCTACCAACAAGCCTGGATACTTTGGGATTACGCTGAAGAATACGTACTTGCGGATAACTACTTTTCTCCGGTCTTAGGGTTAACAGAGCCAAACAGAGTGGCGTATCTAACAGGATTTCCACCTAATTTTTACAGTGATGACGCGTCAGATGTGATTCCGTTTAACGAGACAATTATGTACCAATTACAAATAAACAATATAAGTTGGGGTTACTTTGTTTATATGTTAAATGGAATTCCATTTCCTCTAAATGCATTTACAAGTTTTAACGCGTCTCATGTTTATAACTTGTCTAAGTTCTTTGACGATCTAAAAAACGGTAATTTGCCAGCAGTTAGTTGGGTAATGTTCATAGGAGGAGAGAGTGATAGTTATGATATGCACCCCCCATCTAATATTGCTAGCGGAGAAATTATGTTAACAAAGGTAATAAATGCCGTAATGGAAAGTAAATATTGGAACTCGTCAGCGATATTTATAACGTTTGATGAAGGAGGGGGATATTACGATCAAGTGGTGCCTCCAGCAATTAATTACTATGGATTAGGGCAAAGAATACCCCTATTAATTATCTCTCCTTACGCTAAGGAAGCTTATATCGATAATTATACGCTTTCTGGATACACGCTATTAGCCTTTATAGATTATAATTGGCATCTCCCATGGATAACCAAGTATGTAGAGAACAGTGATTTACAGGGGTTATTATATGCCTTTAATTTCTCGTTTACTGAACCCAGAGCACCAATAATATTGACGTCATCGAATTGGACATACCCCTTACCTTTACAATACCCAGTACATTACGGCTACGTTGCTGTGGTTACAACTTATAAAAGTTATGCGGAAATTTACCCTTCACCGGCTTTAAACCTCCTTTTGCCTCTGGAAATATTAGGCTTAGTTATAATATTGGTTTACTTCCTGTTTAGAAAAGATAACGTAAAGATATTAGCGGTAGGAATGATGTTGCTATTAATGGTTATTAGTGTTTCTCTATACTACTATTCTTTCTATAACATTTACAGCTTTATTTCGGAGTACTTCCTCTTCTCCTCATTTACAAGCTTCCTTATTGTCTTAATGTTGGTTGCTAGGAAACTTATAAGAAGGTGA